A stretch of the Bacillus sp. FJAT-18017 genome encodes the following:
- a CDS encoding SIMPL domain-containing protein, translating into MAETFERQSNLKKDIIQVQGEGSVAASPDTATVTVGVSTEVQDLVQGQQQNARAVAAVIQSIQQTGIPSENIKTLDYRIESVYDYKDGVQTFRGYKITHLLQVTISDLEKVGTVVDTAVQNGANYISDIAFTAKRKEGLYNEALELAVRNSFNKAKTIAGAINVALDSVPVQVEENRIARPLMEYQVPMVKGATSTPIQPGQLLIEATITAIYSFTRRN; encoded by the coding sequence GTGGCTGAAACTTTTGAAAGGCAATCAAACTTAAAGAAGGATATCATTCAAGTGCAGGGTGAGGGTTCCGTTGCCGCCAGTCCGGATACAGCAACAGTTACTGTGGGTGTTTCAACAGAGGTCCAGGACCTCGTACAAGGACAGCAGCAAAATGCCAGGGCTGTAGCAGCAGTTATCCAATCCATTCAGCAAACCGGGATTCCATCTGAAAATATTAAGACACTCGATTATCGTATTGAATCAGTTTATGATTATAAGGACGGTGTCCAGACATTTCGCGGCTACAAGATTACTCATCTTTTACAGGTAACCATCTCCGATTTGGAAAAGGTAGGCACAGTAGTGGACACAGCTGTTCAAAATGGGGCCAATTACATTTCAGATATAGCTTTTACAGCCAAAAGGAAGGAGGGGCTTTATAATGAAGCCCTGGAATTGGCCGTTAGAAATTCTTTTAATAAGGCAAAAACAATAGCGGGTGCTATAAATGTTGCCCTTGACTCTGTTCCTGTTCAAGTTGAAGAAAATCGGATTGCAAGGCCGCTAATGGAATATCAGGTTCCGATGGTTAAAGGGGCAACCAGCACCCCAATCCAGCCAGGCCAGCTGCTTATAGAGGCGACCATAACAGCCATCTATAGCTTTACGCGGCGAAATTAA
- a CDS encoding ABC transporter ATP-binding protein yields MIEVKKLTKQADSKLILRGINLTINKGETVGILGPNGAGKSTLLKVLATLIKPSTGEVTIGGFSLRKEQSEIKKLFGYLPHSSLLYDHYSPRENLVFFGNLYGIKNPEQRAVELVKEVGLSFFLNEPVKNFSRGMIQRIAIARAIVHDPEILFLDEPHTGLDQGAISILNNVILRMKEKGATTLMVTHDFKQAAEICDRIIIIKNGKIADDFILEDKMIDLLSEKYNDQVEGVS; encoded by the coding sequence ATGATAGAAGTAAAAAAGCTTACCAAGCAGGCTGATAGTAAACTGATTTTGAGAGGTATTAATCTCACCATCAACAAGGGAGAAACAGTCGGGATATTGGGACCGAACGGGGCGGGAAAAAGCACACTCCTGAAGGTCCTGGCCACACTGATCAAGCCATCGACGGGTGAGGTGACAATAGGAGGGTTCAGCCTCCGAAAAGAGCAGTCAGAGATTAAGAAGCTGTTTGGTTATCTTCCGCACTCTAGTTTGCTCTATGACCACTATTCTCCTCGTGAAAATCTTGTATTCTTTGGAAACCTATATGGTATAAAGAATCCGGAACAAAGAGCCGTTGAGTTAGTCAAAGAGGTAGGTTTATCATTTTTTCTTAATGAGCCAGTCAAAAACTTTTCACGCGGCATGATCCAACGTATAGCGATTGCTCGGGCAATCGTCCATGATCCAGAAATCCTTTTTCTTGACGAACCACATACCGGGCTGGACCAGGGAGCGATTTCAATCCTGAATAACGTCATCCTGAGAATGAAGGAAAAGGGTGCAACTACTTTGATGGTAACGCATGACTTTAAACAAGCAGCCGAGATATGTGATCGGATTATCATCATTAAAAATGGAAAAATAGCGGATGACTTTATCCTGGAGGATAAAATGATTGACCTATTATCCGAAAAATACAATGACCAGGTGGAGGGAGTTTCATGA
- the spoIIIAF gene encoding stage III sporulation protein AF, which produces MDFLIEWVTNIILFILLATIIDMLMPNSAMQKYTKIVTGLLLIAIVLSPILKLISNDFEETLASIPALEAYSNGENSKSLLESQKKEIQETQHAYILEQMAVQLKKDAEEELMNQFGYKIAGISIAAKKADGQGLPEHIDEVSLQLAEPEQEAQAIKTVEVINIQTTRSSQEKPANKQVDEVRAFLASKWQVPAENIVIAIEGGMNKGGQ; this is translated from the coding sequence ATGGATTTTCTAATAGAATGGGTTACCAATATCATTTTGTTCATCCTCTTAGCAACTATCATTGATATGCTCATGCCAAACTCAGCCATGCAAAAATATACGAAGATCGTAACAGGACTGCTTCTTATTGCTATCGTTCTAAGTCCAATCCTGAAGCTGATTTCTAACGATTTTGAAGAGACATTAGCTTCAATTCCAGCACTTGAAGCTTACAGTAACGGTGAAAATAGCAAAAGTTTACTAGAATCTCAGAAAAAAGAAATACAGGAGACACAACATGCATATATTTTAGAACAAATGGCTGTCCAACTTAAGAAGGACGCGGAAGAGGAGTTGATGAATCAATTCGGGTACAAGATTGCAGGGATATCGATTGCTGCAAAAAAAGCGGACGGGCAGGGCCTTCCGGAGCATATTGACGAAGTATCCTTACAATTGGCCGAGCCGGAACAGGAAGCCCAGGCGATCAAAACAGTTGAAGTAATCAATATTCAGACAACCAGATCCTCACAAGAAAAACCAGCTAATAAGCAAGTTGATGAAGTTCGGGCATTCCTGGCGAGTAAATGGCAGGTACCTGCAGAAAACATTGTAATCGCCATCGAGGGAGGGATGAACAAGGGTGGGCAATAA
- the spoIIIAG gene encoding stage III sporulation protein AG, translating to MGNNHDGPFSWIKKKLNGDGQNDKKQMKYQYMALVLCIGAAFMLVGNVFLSNNQALEATAGVDQTGQEENMAVFGQKKTKKETATDYERAYETQLKDALEKMLGVDDVTVVVNLESTESRVLEKNTVTKRQTTDETDREGGKRQVEDASVDEQLVIIRNGEKEEPIVVETKKPEIRGVLVVARGADNIEVKKWIIEAVTRALGVPSHRVAVMPKKNKGDS from the coding sequence GTGGGCAATAATCATGATGGGCCGTTCTCCTGGATTAAGAAAAAGCTGAATGGAGATGGGCAAAACGATAAAAAGCAGATGAAATACCAGTATATGGCACTTGTTCTTTGTATTGGTGCGGCATTTATGCTGGTAGGCAATGTCTTCCTCTCCAACAATCAGGCACTAGAAGCAACAGCCGGAGTAGACCAAACAGGCCAGGAAGAAAATATGGCCGTATTCGGGCAAAAGAAAACCAAGAAAGAAACAGCTACGGATTATGAGCGGGCCTATGAGACTCAATTAAAGGATGCACTAGAGAAAATGCTTGGGGTCGATGATGTAACGGTTGTTGTGAATTTGGAATCTACTGAATCCCGAGTTCTTGAAAAAAATACGGTTACCAAAAGGCAGACAACCGATGAAACCGATCGTGAAGGCGGTAAACGGCAGGTTGAGGATGCTTCTGTAGACGAGCAGCTCGTCATAATCCGAAATGGAGAAAAAGAGGAGCCTATTGTTGTAGAAACCAAAAAACCCGAAATTCGCGGGGTTCTTGTAGTGGCCCGCGGAGCGGATAATATAGAAGTGAAAAAATGGATTATAGAGGCGGTTACAAGGGCCTTGGGGGTTCCAAGCCATCGGGTCGCTGTTATGCCTAAAAAAAATAAGGGGGACTCCTGA
- the spoIIIAB gene encoding stage III sporulation protein SpoIIIAB — translation MIKLIGAIFILISTTWAGFELARHLSERPRQLRQLKSALQSLEAEIMYGHTPLHEASRRLAAQLSRPLSWLFESFGNRLATTETTVKEAWDESLREVWKLTALKQGEFEIMSQFGETLGRHDRVSQQKQIQLTLNHLEREEAEARDKQSKYEKMMKSLGFLSGLLLIIVMI, via the coding sequence ATGATCAAATTAATTGGCGCCATCTTTATTCTTATATCAACAACCTGGGCTGGCTTTGAATTGGCCAGGCACCTGAGTGAACGGCCCAGGCAGCTTCGTCAGCTTAAATCGGCACTTCAATCCCTTGAAGCCGAAATTATGTATGGCCATACTCCTCTTCATGAAGCATCAAGAAGGCTGGCAGCCCAGCTTTCACGTCCTTTATCGTGGCTTTTTGAATCTTTCGGGAACAGGCTTGCGACAACGGAAACGACTGTTAAGGAAGCTTGGGATGAGAGTTTGCGGGAAGTATGGAAGCTGACTGCATTGAAGCAGGGCGAATTTGAGATTATGAGCCAATTTGGGGAAACTCTTGGCCGTCATGATCGTGTATCCCAGCAAAAACAAATCCAGCTTACACTTAACCACCTTGAAAGGGAAGAAGCAGAGGCAAGGGATAAACAATCAAAATATGAAAAAATGATGAAGAGCCTCGGTTTCCTCTCAGGCCTGCTTCTCATTATTGTCATGATATAG
- the spoIIIAE gene encoding stage III sporulation protein AE → MKFRLCIIPTLILFFLFLIPIPALASAETVSKGTEELVNAQLERMELSEVMEYWENLSEEYGGFLPESQKGSLYEFLKGDKQFSLEEWAKGFMKFAFHEFISNGKLMGSIILLTIFSMFLQSLQNAFEKSTISKVAYSIVFMVLVILALNSFHIVIDYTNEAIRTMSTFILALIPLLLGLIAASGGVVSAAFFHPVVLFLMNVSGFLVETVVLPLLFLSTLLSIVSTMSEHYKVTQLAGMLKNWSIGLLGIFLTVFLGVLSVQGATSAVSDGIAIRTAKFLTGNFVPVIGRVFTDAADTVIGASVLLKNSVGIFGVVLLLLIAAFPAIKILMIAFIYKLAAAILQPLGGGPIISCLDMIGKNIIYVFASLGIVSLMFFLCIAVIVASGNITMMMR, encoded by the coding sequence ATGAAGTTTAGATTATGCATAATTCCAACACTTATTCTATTTTTCTTGTTTTTAATACCTATTCCAGCCCTTGCCTCAGCAGAAACAGTTTCCAAGGGAACTGAAGAGCTTGTAAATGCCCAGCTTGAACGGATGGAATTATCCGAAGTTATGGAATATTGGGAGAACCTATCGGAGGAATACGGGGGATTCCTTCCCGAAAGCCAAAAGGGAAGTCTTTATGAATTCCTGAAAGGGGACAAACAGTTTTCACTTGAAGAGTGGGCAAAAGGTTTCATGAAATTTGCGTTCCATGAGTTCATTTCAAATGGAAAGCTGATGGGATCAATAATATTATTAACGATTTTCAGCATGTTCCTCCAATCCCTGCAAAATGCGTTTGAGAAAAGCACCATCAGCAAAGTAGCCTATTCAATTGTATTTATGGTTTTAGTCATTTTAGCCCTGAATAGTTTTCATATTGTTATCGATTATACAAATGAAGCAATCAGGACAATGTCGACCTTCATCCTTGCATTAATACCACTGCTGCTGGGATTGATTGCTGCTTCCGGCGGGGTTGTATCTGCAGCCTTCTTCCATCCTGTTGTTCTGTTTCTGATGAATGTAAGTGGATTCCTCGTAGAAACTGTCGTTTTGCCTTTACTGTTCCTGTCTACACTGCTCAGCATTGTCAGTACGATGTCAGAACATTATAAGGTCACCCAGCTTGCCGGTATGCTTAAAAACTGGAGTATCGGTCTTCTTGGTATATTTCTTACTGTGTTTCTTGGTGTCCTTTCCGTTCAGGGTGCTACCTCGGCGGTTTCGGATGGGATTGCGATTAGAACGGCAAAGTTTCTTACCGGGAATTTTGTTCCGGTTATCGGGAGGGTGTTCACGGACGCAGCGGATACTGTAATAGGAGCTTCAGTCCTTCTCAAGAATTCAGTAGGAATATTCGGGGTTGTGCTGCTGCTGCTCATTGCAGCTTTTCCGGCAATTAAAATTCTTATGATTGCCTTTATTTATAAACTCGCTGCAGCGATCCTTCAGCCGCTTGGCGGCGGCCCAATCATTTCATGCCTTGATATGATAGGCAAGAATATTATTTATGTATTTGCTTCGCTGGGAATTGTTTCGCTCATGTTCTTTCTGTGTATTGCTGTCATTGTTGCCTCTGGAAATATAACAATGATGATGAGGTAA
- a CDS encoding TlpA family protein disulfide reductase: MNQEEINGTEENPSVVEQPKTTSMKQKVIRMTIIVVVLGLFGVIGMSMAKKADISTIGDPAPAFELEDIDGKMRTLSEYNQDQVVVINYFATWCGPCVDEAPELEAFEQEYGDRYKLLILDLGETRDRVKKFMEKHNTTSTYLFDYNSKTAKLYGVTGQPETFVIDKKGVIREHIKGPITKMELYTLVSKYE; encoded by the coding sequence ATGAATCAGGAAGAGATCAATGGTACTGAAGAAAATCCCTCTGTTGTAGAGCAGCCGAAAACAACGTCCATGAAACAAAAAGTCATCAGGATGACAATCATCGTTGTCGTGCTCGGACTGTTCGGCGTTATCGGCATGAGCATGGCCAAAAAAGCAGATATTTCAACAATTGGCGACCCGGCTCCGGCCTTTGAGCTTGAAGATATCGATGGGAAGATGAGGACGCTTTCGGAATATAATCAAGACCAGGTAGTTGTGATTAACTATTTTGCAACCTGGTGCGGTCCATGTGTGGATGAAGCCCCTGAATTGGAAGCCTTTGAGCAAGAATATGGTGACCGTTATAAGCTTTTGATTCTCGATTTAGGGGAAACCAGGGATCGAGTTAAGAAGTTTATGGAAAAGCATAATACAACTTCCACCTATTTATTCGACTATAATTCCAAGACAGCAAAACTTTACGGAGTAACCGGCCAGCCGGAAACCTTTGTGATTGATAAAAAAGGCGTAATCCGTGAACATATTAAAGGCCCGATTACAAAGATGGAATTATACACCCTCGTCAGCAAATATGAGTAG
- a CDS encoding CcmD family protein yields MEFMYGAYSVAWILIFGYIAILGKRQTNLKKEIEFLKQLEK; encoded by the coding sequence ATGGAATTCATGTATGGAGCATATTCAGTAGCCTGGATTTTAATCTTCGGATATATTGCGATTCTCGGCAAACGTCAAACAAATCTCAAGAAGGAAATTGAATTCTTGAAGCAATTGGAAAAATAA
- a CDS encoding heme exporter protein CcmB — protein sequence MNYLKPALLLAKKDLYSEFKTKQVLVTMAIFAGLVILIFSFAFDPANNTTKAVIPGVIWVIIVFSGILGLNRSIISEQRNDTMQSLLIAPMDKSSIFLGKMLANLAMMLIVEIVALPFLFLLFDFKITGSFGYFILVLFIGTFGFISIGTFLAVLASNSKSSEMLLPLLLFPITSPILIGAVQATKIILTNIEKLPSAIAWIQLIGAYDVIFFVLCFLLIEYVLEV from the coding sequence ATGAACTATTTAAAGCCCGCCCTCCTTTTGGCAAAAAAAGATTTATACTCTGAATTCAAAACAAAACAAGTCCTGGTGACAATGGCCATTTTTGCTGGGCTTGTCATCCTGATTTTCAGCTTTGCTTTTGATCCTGCGAACAACACAACCAAGGCAGTCATTCCCGGAGTCATCTGGGTCATTATCGTGTTTTCAGGGATTCTGGGTTTGAACAGGTCCATCATATCCGAACAGAGAAACGATACAATGCAAAGCCTGTTAATCGCACCGATGGACAAGTCGAGTATCTTTTTAGGGAAAATGCTGGCAAACCTTGCTATGATGCTGATTGTTGAGATAGTCGCCCTGCCATTTTTATTCTTGTTATTCGACTTTAAAATTACAGGCAGCTTTGGTTACTTCATTCTCGTTTTGTTCATTGGAACGTTTGGCTTTATCTCAATAGGGACGTTTCTTGCAGTGCTGGCATCCAACTCAAAAAGCAGTGAAATGCTCCTGCCGCTCCTGCTATTCCCAATAACCAGTCCGATATTGATTGGAGCTGTGCAAGCAACTAAAATCATACTCACCAATATTGAAAAACTCCCAAGTGCAATTGCCTGGATACAACTTATCGGTGCGTATGATGTGATATTTTTCGTCCTTTGCTTTTTATTAATAGAATATGTGTTGGAGGTATAG
- the spoIIIAA gene encoding stage III sporulation protein AA, with amino-acid sequence MDNIVKFLPKTITDALDEIPSLSKEDVEEIRIRINRPIEVTVRGAPVFLRYIAKPEDAVLLLQKISKHSIYAMDEELMRGYITVSGGHRVGLAGKVILEQGKVRAIRDVSSFNIRIAREKIGISRQLIPFIYKKGWLHTMIIGPPQTGKTTLLRDIARLISLGDLEHQIRPSKAGIVDERSEIAGCVNGIPQLTFGPRVDILDACPKAEGIMMLIRSMSPDVIIADEIGRKEDSEAILEAVHAGIKIMTTVHGGSLDEVRNRPSLTMLINSHIFERFIVLGRSSGPGTIVTILDRDGNPVNGMVGVT; translated from the coding sequence ATGGACAACATCGTAAAATTTTTGCCAAAAACAATCACTGACGCTTTAGATGAAATCCCCTCTCTATCAAAAGAAGATGTAGAAGAAATCAGGATTCGAATCAACAGGCCGATTGAGGTTACGGTTAGAGGGGCACCAGTATTTCTCCGCTATATTGCCAAGCCAGAAGATGCAGTCCTCCTTTTGCAAAAAATCAGCAAGCACTCAATCTATGCAATGGATGAGGAGTTAATGAGAGGTTATATAACCGTTTCTGGTGGACACAGAGTAGGCCTCGCTGGAAAAGTAATTCTTGAACAAGGAAAAGTTAGGGCAATCAGGGATGTTTCTTCTTTCAATATCCGAATTGCCAGAGAGAAAATCGGCATTTCAAGACAATTGATTCCTTTTATTTATAAAAAAGGATGGCTGCACACGATGATAATCGGCCCTCCACAAACCGGGAAGACAACCCTTTTAAGAGATATTGCAAGGCTAATTTCACTCGGGGACTTAGAACACCAGATCAGACCATCAAAAGCGGGTATTGTCGATGAGCGCTCCGAAATCGCGGGGTGTGTGAACGGGATACCACAGCTCACCTTCGGCCCAAGAGTCGACATCCTGGATGCTTGTCCTAAGGCGGAAGGGATTATGATGCTGATTCGTTCGATGAGTCCCGATGTCATAATAGCGGATGAAATTGGCAGAAAAGAAGACTCGGAGGCAATCCTGGAAGCGGTCCATGCCGGGATCAAGATTATGACAACCGTACATGGAGGTTCCCTGGATGAAGTGAGGAATAGGCCGTCCTTAACGATGTTAATTAACTCGCATATTTTTGAACGGTTTATTGTCCTTGGAAGGTCGAGTGGACCTGGGACAATTGTCACGATACTTGACAGGGATGGGAATCCTGTAAACGGGATGGTGGGGGTGACATAA
- the spoIIIAC gene encoding stage III sporulation protein AC — translation MGLDVDIIFKIAGVGIVVAFLHTVLDQVGKKEYAQWVTLFGFIYILFQVATIVDGLFQKIKSVFLFQ, via the coding sequence ATGGGGTTGGATGTCGATATTATTTTTAAAATTGCCGGCGTAGGAATTGTTGTCGCGTTTTTGCACACAGTCTTAGATCAGGTCGGAAAGAAGGAATATGCCCAATGGGTAACCCTTTTTGGCTTCATCTACATCCTGTTCCAGGTAGCCACAATTGTAGACGGGCTATTCCAAAAAATAAAATCAGTCTTTCTGTTTCAGTAG
- the accB gene encoding acetyl-CoA carboxylase biotin carboxyl carrier protein — MLKVQEIRELIKLIDQSSIDEFVFENEGSKIKMKKHGQQMAVAVQQQPAVQTPQAAVQALSAAPAPQAVNAPAAVQEAPSQPEAAAKEEQTDLHKIVSPMVGTFYQSPSPETDAYVKPGSQITPDTVVCIVEAMKLFNEIEAEVSGEIVEILVKDGQLVEYGQPLFLVKTQGER, encoded by the coding sequence GTGTTAAAAGTACAAGAAATTCGTGAATTAATAAAATTAATTGATCAATCCAGCATTGATGAATTTGTTTTTGAAAATGAAGGTTCAAAAATTAAGATGAAGAAGCATGGCCAGCAAATGGCTGTAGCGGTGCAGCAACAGCCAGCCGTGCAAACGCCACAAGCAGCTGTCCAGGCACTATCCGCTGCACCGGCACCACAGGCAGTAAATGCTCCTGCAGCTGTTCAGGAAGCACCAAGCCAGCCGGAAGCGGCAGCAAAAGAGGAGCAAACTGATTTACATAAAATCGTTTCACCAATGGTTGGAACATTCTATCAGTCCCCTTCCCCTGAAACAGATGCATATGTAAAGCCCGGTTCACAAATTACACCGGATACAGTTGTCTGTATTGTGGAAGCGATGAAGCTTTTCAATGAAATTGAAGCGGAAGTAAGCGGCGAAATCGTTGAGATACTCGTTAAGGATGGCCAACTTGTTGAGTACGGACAGCCGCTGTTCCTTGTAAAAACCCAAGGGGAGCGTTAA
- a CDS encoding cytochrome c biogenesis protein: MDLNLNKDSAVLHSKADKAFGNPLVSKVLFGGTIVTMLVSIYLIFMYANIEKFMGVVQKIFYIHVSTAWIAFLAFFVTFVFSILFLWKRERIYDTYAYISAEIGVLFTTVVLTTGPIWAKSSWNVWWAWEPRLTTTLILWFIYIAYIMIRQMDGAWDKKARLCAVFGIIGFADVPIVWFAIRWWNTKFHPVVFGEGKDQSGGGIDDTMLVALLASISAMTFLYAFLLHKGVIIENMKIKVTQYKEKIREAIEN, from the coding sequence ATGGATCTAAATCTCAATAAAGACAGTGCCGTGCTCCATTCTAAAGCTGATAAAGCTTTTGGAAACCCATTGGTCTCTAAGGTTTTGTTTGGTGGAACCATCGTAACAATGCTTGTCTCAATTTACTTGATATTCATGTATGCGAACATTGAAAAATTTATGGGTGTCGTTCAAAAAATATTTTATATCCACGTTTCTACAGCCTGGATTGCATTTCTTGCCTTCTTTGTAACATTTGTTTTCAGTATTCTATTTCTCTGGAAACGTGAACGGATTTATGACACATACGCTTACATTTCTGCTGAGATCGGCGTTTTGTTTACAACAGTCGTTTTGACAACCGGTCCAATCTGGGCAAAATCCTCCTGGAATGTCTGGTGGGCTTGGGAACCGCGTCTGACTACTACTCTGATTTTATGGTTTATCTATATCGCTTATATTATGATTCGCCAAATGGATGGCGCGTGGGATAAAAAAGCTCGCCTTTGTGCAGTATTCGGTATCATCGGGTTTGCGGATGTTCCAATCGTTTGGTTCGCAATCCGCTGGTGGAATACGAAATTCCACCCAGTCGTTTTCGGAGAAGGAAAAGACCAATCTGGCGGCGGAATCGATGATACGATGCTTGTAGCGCTTCTTGCTTCCATTTCTGCAATGACATTCCTCTATGCATTCTTGCTGCATAAGGGTGTCATAATTGAAAATATGAAAATCAAAGTTACTCAGTACAAAGAAAAAATTCGCGAAGCAATCGAAAACTAG
- the spoIIIAD gene encoding stage III sporulation protein AD, whose amino-acid sequence MEILKIVGVSLIATFLAMIIKEQKPNFAFLLVLFTGCVIFLFLIDQIHQIISMIERIAANAHVNLVYVETILKIIGIAYIAEFASQVTKDAGQGAIASKIELGGKILILTMAIPILTVLIETIIKLIPS is encoded by the coding sequence ATTGAGATTCTAAAAATAGTTGGAGTTTCATTGATCGCTACGTTTCTAGCGATGATTATCAAGGAACAAAAGCCCAACTTCGCCTTTCTGCTCGTCTTGTTCACTGGGTGTGTGATCTTTCTTTTTCTGATTGATCAAATTCATCAAATCATTTCAATGATAGAACGTATAGCCGCCAACGCACATGTGAACCTTGTGTACGTGGAAACCATCTTAAAGATTATTGGAATTGCATATATTGCGGAATTTGCTTCTCAAGTAACAAAGGATGCGGGGCAGGGAGCGATTGCCTCGAAAATTGAATTGGGCGGGAAAATCCTGATTCTAACGATGGCCATTCCAATCCTGACAGTGCTTATAGAAACCATCATTAAATTAATACCAAGCTAA
- a CDS encoding SpoIIIAH-like family protein: MLLKKQTVWLLTMLSLVIVLSVYYVTSDPQSGKDLASISEEAKEKADAGKETATSQSEDGKTIVTETTNDEAFETIRLELTDQRNQMKEEYETMIGSSDLPAEKKSEAADKIEAINELGRTEAMLETLLKTTMGYEDALVRADGANVRVTVKSKKEHSPQAANQIIQLVRNEVGSMKITAVEFQPSK, translated from the coding sequence ATGTTATTAAAAAAGCAAACGGTTTGGCTGCTGACTATGCTAAGTTTAGTTATCGTTCTTTCGGTTTATTATGTCACATCTGACCCGCAAAGCGGCAAGGATTTGGCTTCAATAAGCGAGGAGGCAAAGGAGAAGGCTGATGCAGGCAAGGAAACTGCCACATCCCAATCTGAAGATGGGAAAACAATCGTAACCGAAACAACAAATGATGAAGCATTTGAAACGATTCGGCTTGAGCTTACGGATCAGCGCAATCAAATGAAAGAAGAATATGAAACGATGATTGGCTCCTCCGACCTTCCAGCAGAAAAAAAGAGCGAGGCAGCTGATAAAATCGAGGCAATCAATGAGCTTGGACGCACCGAAGCTATGCTTGAAACCCTCCTTAAGACCACCATGGGCTATGAAGATGCACTGGTACGTGCGGATGGAGCAAATGTCCGAGTGACAGTTAAATCCAAAAAAGAGCACTCTCCACAGGCTGCAAATCAAATCATTCAGCTTGTCCGCAATGAGGTCGGTTCGATGAAAATTACTGCGGTCGAATTCCAGCCATCCAAATAA